The genomic stretch TCAAACGCTTGGCCCGATTACGAACCACAGCATTACCGACTTTTTTAGAGGCAATGAATCCGAACCTAGAGGGACCCTCTGCCACATAAACGACAACATACTTTCCAGAGAAACTTTTTCTTTGTGCAAAAACCTTTTTAAAAAGAGATTTTTGACGCAATCTAAGATTTCTCTGTAACATGGCTCCTCCGTAATCACAATTGTCGTAGCTTTTACCTAATCTTACTTAGTTTTCCTCACTCTACCTAAGAATAAACCTACTTTATAAAAAAGATAAAATAAAAGAATCCAAAGTATAAAGAATTTAAAAAGTTATTCTTTCCAATAGCATGAAAAAGGCC from Desulfitobacterium dichloroeliminans LMG P-21439 encodes the following:
- the rnpA gene encoding ribonuclease P protein component → MLQRNLRLRQKSLFKKVFAQRKSFSGKYVVVYVAEGPSRFGFIASKKVGNAVVRNRAKRLMREVIRRHLLEINENTQIICIARSSIKGVSYSEVENSLVKSLYRAKAIKGVDLN